Proteins from a genomic interval of Nostoc sp. TCL240-02:
- the cruF gene encoding gamma-carotene 1'-hydroxylase CruF, producing MRQLVIVERVCLIGHIVSKAFGLVGMLLVIPNADIIFNLSQVGETAVQLSMAGGGVVDIILGTIAVSIYAYRTLGLGTWLAFMLPAMFISLGSELLGTSTGFPFGDYSYLSGLGYKIAGLVPFTIPLSWFYVGLSSYLIARTGLKVAQKPSWGRHIAAIAVGALLFTCWDFALEPAMSQTSLPFWYWEQPGAFFGTPYQNYAGWFGTSALFMSVAGLLWRNTSIKLERSQLNLPLVVYLTNFAFAAGLSLAAGFSIPVLLGLLLGVAPAVALWLRSSTTPAQVAVEPVSKEVSVAKVEVALK from the coding sequence ATGAGACAACTTGTTATCGTTGAGCGCGTATGCCTGATTGGTCATATCGTGTCAAAAGCCTTCGGACTGGTAGGGATGCTACTGGTCATACCTAATGCCGACATAATTTTCAACTTATCGCAGGTTGGAGAAACTGCCGTACAGTTAAGTATGGCTGGTGGCGGTGTAGTTGATATCATCTTAGGGACAATAGCTGTCTCTATTTATGCCTACCGGACGCTGGGATTGGGAACTTGGCTAGCATTTATGCTGCCGGCTATGTTTATCTCTTTGGGAAGTGAACTACTGGGAACTAGCACAGGTTTTCCATTTGGTGATTATAGCTACTTGAGTGGCTTGGGTTATAAGATTGCAGGGCTAGTTCCTTTCACAATTCCTTTGTCTTGGTTCTATGTTGGACTGTCGTCTTATTTAATTGCGAGAACTGGTTTGAAAGTGGCTCAAAAGCCCAGTTGGGGTCGCCATATTGCGGCTATAGCTGTTGGTGCTTTACTCTTCACTTGCTGGGATTTTGCCCTTGAGCCAGCTATGAGTCAAACTTCTCTGCCTTTTTGGTATTGGGAACAACCAGGAGCTTTCTTTGGCACACCTTACCAGAACTATGCAGGTTGGTTTGGCACTAGCGCCCTGTTTATGAGTGTGGCAGGCTTGTTGTGGAGAAACACATCAATTAAATTAGAGCGATCGCAACTTAATCTACCCTTAGTCGTTTATTTGACTAACTTTGCCTTCGCCGCCGGACTAAGTTTGGCTGCTGGGTTCTCCATCCCTGTATTGCTCGGTTTATTGCTTGGTGTCGCTCCCGCCGTGGCTCTGTGGTTAAGGAGTTCAACCACACCCGCTCAAGTTGCTGTTGAACCAGTAAGCAAAGAAGTATCAGTAGCAAAGGTTGAAGTTGCCTTGAAATAG